In one Lycium barbarum isolate Lr01 chromosome 7, ASM1917538v2, whole genome shotgun sequence genomic region, the following are encoded:
- the LOC132604399 gene encoding apyrase-like: MLNQNSHFHIIFLLFSLSFFSASVNAQIPLRRHLLSHESEHYAVIFDAGSTGSRVHVFRFNEKMELLPIGNNIEFFMATNPGLSSYAEDPKAAASSLEPLLEGAEGAVPKELQSETPLELGATAGLRMLKGDAAEKILQAVRALVKNESTFHSKDQWVTILDGTQEGSYMWVAMNYLLGNLGKNYKSTTATIDLGGGSVQMAYAISKEQLANAPQNVDGEPYVQEKHLLGTDYNLYVHSYLNYGQLAGRAEIFKASRNETNPCALEGYDGYYSYGGVDYKVKAPKRGSSLEKCRNLTKQALNINEQCKNKDCTFNGVWNGGGGAGQKTVHASSFFYDIGAQVGIVDKKFPSAIAKPIQYLNAAKVACQTKATDVKTVFPNTQDRNIPYLCMDLVYEYTLLVDGFGLNPYKDITVMHDVQYKNYLVGAAWPLGCAIDLVSSSSKKTRISSS, translated from the exons ATGTTGAACCAAAATAgtcattttcatatcatattttTGCTCTTTTCCCTTAGTTTTTTCTCTGCTAGTGTCAATGCCCAAATACCTTTGAGGAGGCATTTATTGAGCCATGAATCAGAACATTATGCAGTAATATTTGATGCTGGAAGTACTGGAAGCAGAGTTCATGTTTTTCGTTTTAATGAGAAAATGGAACTTCTTCCTATTGGCAACAATATCGAGTTTTTCATGGCG ACAAATCCAGGTCTAAGTTCATATGCAGAAGATCCCAAAGCTGCAGCCAGCTCATTGGAGCCACTTCTAGAGGGAGCTGAAGGTGCTGTTCCTAAAGAATTGCAATCTGAAACACCCTTGGAACTTGGG GCAACAGCAGGTCTTAGGATGTTAAAAGGGGATGCAGCTGAAAAAATTCTACAAGCg GTGAGAGCTTTAGTCAAGAATGAAAGCACCTTCCATAGCAAAGATCAATGGGTTACTATTCTTGATGGCACTCAAGAAGGCTCTTACATGTGG GTCGCAATGAATTATCTACTGGGAAATTTGGGTAAAAATTATAAAAGTACGACAGCAACAATTGATCTTGGAGGTGGTTCAGTCCAAATGGCATATGCCATCTCAAAGGAACAATTAGCAAATGCTCCTCAAAATGTTGATGGAGAACCCTATGTTCAAGAAAAACATCTCCTGGGAACAGATTATAACCTCTATGTACACAG TTATTTGAACTATGGGCAACTAGCAGGTCGAGCAGAGATTTTCAAGGCTTCAAGAAATGAGACTAATCCTTGCGCATTGGAAGGATATGATG ggTACTATTCATATGGAGGAGTGGACTACAAAGTAAAAGCACCAAAAAGAGGTAGTAGCTTGGAGAAATGCAGGAATTTAACTAAGCAGGCCCTTAACATCAATGAACAATGCAAGAACAAGGATTGCACATTCAATGGGGTGTGGAATGGTGGTGGTGGTGCCGGACAAAAGACTGTTCATGCGTCATCATTTTTCTATGACATTGGTGCTCAG GTTGGCATTGTTGATAAAAAATTTCCATCTGCTATAGCAAAGCCAATTCAATACTTAAATGCAGCTAAAGTTGCTTGCCAGACAAAAGCAACAGATGTAAAAACTGTATTTCCAAACACTCAAGATAGAAATATCCCATACTTATGCATGGACTTGGTATATGAGTACACATTGCTTGTCGATGGATTTG GACTAAATCCATACAAAGACATAACAGTGATGCATGATGTCCAATACAAAAATTACCTTGTTGGAGCAGCATGGCCATTGGGATGTGCCATTGATTTAGTTTCTTCATCTTCAAAgaagaccagaatatcatcatcTTAG